The following proteins are encoded in a genomic region of [Eubacterium] hominis:
- a CDS encoding YhbY family RNA-binding protein encodes MLTGKQKSELRGIAQTKKALFQIGKDAISENMVKTIGDSLEAHELVKINLLKTCALSANEAAIELSAATHSEVVQVIGRTFTLYRRSKKNKLGM; translated from the coding sequence ATGTTAACAGGAAAACAAAAAAGCGAATTAAGAGGAATTGCACAGACAAAAAAAGCATTGTTTCAGATTGGTAAAGATGCAATATCAGAAAATATGGTAAAAACCATTGGTGATTCATTAGAAGCACACGAATTAGTAAAAATCAATTTATTAAAAACCTGCGCATTAAGTGCAAATGAGGCAGCTATCGAATTAAGTGCTGCAACACATAGTGAAGTAGTACAGGTAATTGGCCGTACATTCACTTTATATCGTAGAAGTAAGAAAAATAAACTGGGGATGTAG